DNA sequence from the Zavarzinia compransoris genome:
CGCCACGACTGGAAGGAAGTTGAGCCGGCGATCTTCGGCACCCTGCTGGAACGCGCCCTCGATCCCGGCGAAAGGCATCGCCTGGGCGCGCATTACACGCCCCGCCCCTATGTCGAACGGCTGGTGATCCCGACCCTGCTGGAGCCCTTGAACCGCGACTGGCAGGCGACCCAGACCGAGGCGGAGACCCTGGTCACCGAAGGCCGGCAGGCCGAGGCGATCGCCGCCGTCCATGATTTCCACCGAAGGCTCTGCGCCGTCCGGGTGCTGGATCCCGCCTGCGGCACGGGCAATTTCCTCTATGTCGCCATGGAACTGATGAAGCGCCTGGAAGGGGAAGTGCTGGATTACCTCCAGCACCTGGGCGACGCCCAGGGCCTGCTCGACCTGTCGGACCGGGCGGTCGATCCGCATCAGTTCCTCGGCCTCGACCTCAACCCGCGCGCGGTGCAGATCGCCGACCTCGTGCTCTGGATCGGTTACATCAAGTGGCAGGTGCGCACCGGCGGGCGGGCCGACATCAAGGAACCGATCCTGCATGCCTTCGACAATATCCGCTGCGAGGATGCGGTGATCCGCCACGACGGCGCCGATCCCCTGCTCGATGCCGCGGGCCGGCCGCGCAGCCGCTGGGACGGCCGCAGCCACCGCCGCGATGCCCTGACCGGGCGGGCGGTGCCGGATGAAACCGCCCGCGTGCCGCTGGTCGCCTATCGCAATCCCCGCCCCGCCCCCTGGCCGGCCGCCGACTTCGTGATCGGCAACCCGCCCTTCATCGGCGGCAAGGACATGCGCGCCGAACTGGGCGACGGCTATGCCGAAGCCTGCTGGGCCGCCCGCCCGGAGATCCCGGGCGGGGCCGATTTCGTCATGCATTTCTGGGATCAGGCGGCCGACCTCCTACGCGCGGGGGCCATCCGCCGCTTCGGCTTCATCACCACAAATTCGATCACCCAGACCTTTTCCCGCCGCGTGATCGAACGGCACATGGCGGACCGGCAAGCGCTTTCCCTGCTCTTCGCCATCGCCGACCACCCCTGGCTGAAAAGCAGCGACAAGGCGGCCGTCCGCATCGCCATGACCGTCGCCACCCTGGAGCATAGCCCCGGCCGCCTGCTGACCGTGACAGCCGAAGCCGATCTCGATACCGACCAGCCAAGCGTCACGTTGCAGGAACAGAAGGGCGTGATCCGCGCCCATCTCACCCTCGGCGCCGATCTTGCCGCCGCCCTGCCCCTTCGCGCGAACATGGGCCTGTGCAGCCCGGGCGTGAAACTTCACGGCGCCGGCTTCATCGTCACCGCGGCGGAAGCGGCCAAACTCGGCCTCGGCACGATCCCCGGCCTCGAACGCCACATCCGGCCCTATCGCAACGGCAGAGACCTGACGGCCAAGCCACGCGGCGCCCTGGTGATCGACCTCTTCGGCCTTTCGGCCGGTGAGGTGCAGGAGCGGTTTCCCGCCGTCTATCAGTGGGTGCTGGAACAGGTCAAACACGAGCGGGAGGCGAAGCGCGAGAGTTCAAAGGACAGCGCCGCCTATGCCGACAAATGGTGGCTGTTCGGAAAGCCAAGGCCTGACCTGCGGGCCGCATTTTCACACCTCTCCCGTTACATCGCCACGGTTGAAACCACAAAGCACCGGGTGTTCACCCTGCTGGACGAGCAGGTTCTTCCCGACAATATGCTCGTCTGCATCGGCGATGCCGAGGCCAGCACGCTGGCGGTTCTCTCCTCCCATATTCATGTGACCTGGGCCCTGGCGGCGGGCGGGCGGCTGGGGGTGGGCAATGACCCGCGTTACAACAAGACCCGCTGCTTCGATCCCTTCCCCTTCCCCGAACTATCCGCCGCCGACCGGGTGCGCCTGCGGGACCAGGGGGAACGGTTGGATGCCTTCCGCAAGGCGCGGCTGGCCGAGGTCCCGGGCCTGACCATGACCGGGCTTTACAATGCGCTCGAACGGCTGCGCGACTTGGGCCGCAATCCCGATGCCCCGCCCCTCGATGAAAAGGAGCGGACGCTGCACGAGGCGGCCCATGTCTCGATCCTGCGGAAACTGCATGACGACATCGACCGCGCGACGGCCGCCGCCTATGGCTGGCCGGCGGATCTCGCGGCCGAGGATATTCTTCGCCGGCTGGTGGAGTTGAACCT
Encoded proteins:
- a CDS encoding class I SAM-dependent DNA methyltransferase, producing MDDLSTAEGARRIDAFIARWAPSGGGERSNFQGFVLEICDLLALPRPQPSTPDDGLNDFVFERPVTTCHEDGSSTPGFIDLYKRGCFVMEGKQSAKRQVQPPAGRPLRRGMAWRGSAGWDSAMLNARRQAEGYAKSLPGDHGWPPFLAVVDVGHVIELYADFSGQGKNYAQFPDRQNFRLSLDQLHDPKVRRRLSLVWTAPHDLDPARRSAEVTAEVAAGLAPVARRLEARGHAPGMVAEFLMRCLFTMFAEDVGLLERQAFTTLLADTAKAPASFRPLVEDLWHTMDTGGFAASVRLLVRRFNGGLFRDPRALDLDEAEIRQLLEAARHDWKEVEPAIFGTLLERALDPGERHRLGAHYTPRPYVERLVIPTLLEPLNRDWQATQTEAETLVTEGRQAEAIAAVHDFHRRLCAVRVLDPACGTGNFLYVAMELMKRLEGEVLDYLQHLGDAQGLLDLSDRAVDPHQFLGLDLNPRAVQIADLVLWIGYIKWQVRTGGRADIKEPILHAFDNIRCEDAVIRHDGADPLLDAAGRPRSRWDGRSHRRDALTGRAVPDETARVPLVAYRNPRPAPWPAADFVIGNPPFIGGKDMRAELGDGYAEACWAARPEIPGGADFVMHFWDQAADLLRAGAIRRFGFITTNSITQTFSRRVIERHMADRQALSLLFAIADHPWLKSSDKAAVRIAMTVATLEHSPGRLLTVTAEADLDTDQPSVTLQEQKGVIRAHLTLGADLAAALPLRANMGLCSPGVKLHGAGFIVTAAEAAKLGLGTIPGLERHIRPYRNGRDLTAKPRGALVIDLFGLSAGEVQERFPAVYQWVLEQVKHEREAKRESSKDSAAYADKWWLFGKPRPDLRAAFSHLSRYIATVETTKHRVFTLLDEQVLPDNMLVCIGDAEASTLAVLSSHIHVTWALAAGGRLGVGNDPRYNKTRCFDPFPFPELSAADRVRLRDQGERLDAFRKARLAEVPGLTMTGLYNALERLRDLGRNPDAPPLDEKERTLHEAAHVSILRKLHDDIDRATAAAYGWPADLAAEDILRRLVELNLARQGEERRGQVRWLRPSFQVPRFAAGARPEQLDADIGLPLAARGLPAWPAGLAEQVRLVHDTLHRHAGPVSADALAAAFTGGRKRRERVAELLEVMAIHGQLRGDGGRYFLAR